The Branchiostoma floridae strain S238N-H82 chromosome 18, Bfl_VNyyK, whole genome shotgun sequence DNA window TTGAGCTGTTTTGACTTAATCTTGAGATGTTCATCTTTAGATGCTTGATTTAATGTTTCGACGTAATCTTGAAATGCTTTGACGTAATCTTGATATGCTTTGACGTAATCTTGAAATACGCTATCCTGAAATGTTTCCGCgtaatcttgaaatattttgacgCAATCCTGAGATATTTTAGGATGCTTGAAAAGATCTCAAGATAATTTTAATGAATTTCAACTTGTTTTGAAAGTATTTAAAATTATAAAAGGTAACTGAATGTTCAGGTTACCTGTGATGATTGCCAGCGATAGCTTGATGGTCTTTATCTTCGCCTTGGGGATGATTCCTTGAGAACTGGGCTGTCTCATGATCTTCTTACCTTTAGGTCCTAGTAACAAGACTTGGGCAATTAAAATAAAGATGGCATCATAACCAGAAATATGACTGTGAAtgttacaatgacaatgacaatcaaCCTTCTTGCATATTCAAGGACAGCATTGATGATAAGCGATAATATTACTATAGTAAATGTGACTGTGTGTAGAAATATAATATCATTCCATCTGTATTTCGTAGTTCAGTTGTTGACATTTTGGGCTAAAGCGAGCTATAGAAACGAAAAAgacaaacattgcaaaaattCACACTTCCTGACctacttgtatttttttcattgttatGTGTTTCTCGCTAATTCTGTCTATAGATTCATATTCCTGCCTATGCAACTTTGTATCTGGAATGAGCCAACTGGAGGGAACAACTTTGAACCCGAGCCAAGCTAACTATCCCATCTTGCCAGCCTCCATTTGCCATCTACAGTATCACATCCTGTCAATCTCCaatattcaaattattgcaTACACATACcaaaagatacaaacaaacaagcaaacacataGACCATTCACCGCATCATATCCTGTCAATCTATAATATTCAAATTACTGcagacacacaccaaaacaaacaaacaggtaattATAAACAGACCATCTACCATATCGCATCCTGTCAAGCTACAACATTCCAATGATTGCggacacacaccaaaacaaacacaGACCGAACACAATACCATAGATCAGGAAAAACAACGTGTTACAGTTATCAGAGAGGTACCTCGCAGACTGCCGACGCAGCCTCGCTTCTTGACGGGGCTGTCGTCATCATTCCCGTCCGGGGAGCCTTTGTTGTTAGACTGAGTGAAGGTGCGGGGGGTCATGGGGATGCACTTTTCTGTCAAGCAAAATAATGGTTATCTAGATTATTAATATAAATGTGAAGGCAAAGGTAGTACAAATGAATTAATAAGAACTGTTAATTGAAACGACTAAGTGAGAGAAAACAACATATATCAACTAATGAATATGTAAGTGAATACGTAAAAGCTAATTAGTAGAACTAAAGTGATAAAGTACATAACGTGATGACACTAGACAGtctagacagaaaaaaaaagaaagaacgtcatttgttaccgggtcccgggtttattttaagtccgacttaattCGACCCGGTGCCTAATCGGGCCCCAAAATATCCCGGGAGCCACAAGGTGTCCCAAGGGGCCCTGATGGTATCACGCTCGAAAGTAACAAACACAGCCCGTTGACTGCTCGGCATAGCTCCTTTCTCacttgggacctaagcctaaagtAGCAGTTTCACACCGCATGTGTATTGTTTATGGGCTTGGGCAGTAAGGAGAAGGTTAAATACAGAGTCGCTTACCTCCGATAAACTTGCGCTCCTGGACAAGCTCCTTGCTGCGTCTCCAGATCTTTACCACGATGAAGATGTAGCAGGTACTGTACATCAAGAGATAATAAAATATCTGAACTGTACAAAGGTCCATCAAAAGTAATGGCATCGGTTTTCGTTGCTATGGTGGAGTAAGTACTAGTAACAGGACAGGTCACGTATTCAGCAAATGGCCCAAATGCCATACCTCACTTTATCTTAACAGTTGTAAAGGAGGAATTGTTGGGAGCCCAGAGATCAAAATTCACACGTAACCTATCGGGACATTTTTCTTGATACATATATGTGATACCAGTTTCCTATACTAACTGTAAGtttgtcagatctagaggaacttaAATATCTTCTAACAGACTTCCAGGGGTGTGAtactattaaaatcaacatagtctctcataaaaatcttaacaacaatTTGAGTTTTCAATTTTAATAAGATAAATCcttttacctttgtgccaaattcccCAAATTATGCAATTGACCGCAGTGCAATTCGTTTGTTTCTAATATACATTAAGTCGAATAATCAGACCGCCGGTTATCAACTCACGAAAACTAGAGCATACGGCAAATATATAGTTTGTTTGGACTGTTCAAAACtatcaatatcaataatttTTCTACAAAGGCTGAATTTggacatcttattttttttacctgatgATGACCAGTGGAATGAAGAACACCAGTGTGGTCACGATGGTCATGTAGGGTATCCAGTACCAGTCCTCCGGCCACGTGGCCCAACACTGCCACTCCCCGTTGTCCAGTTTGGTCTGGGCAAAGATGACCGGGCTGGGGATGGAGAATAAGGCGGCCAGTCCCCAGGCCACACAGATCATCGCCTTGGACTTGCGATCTGTAGCggacaaaaattaagaaaaaaaaatcagaaacaAAATAGCCCCCTACGCTGGTctacagtaatctccaagcagatcctgaggtagcgtaagatagtatgaaagctgccagaggagcaAAGCCTGCCTAGGAGTGTATCTTAACcaagtggctgatgactccctttggccagctgtacttctttgccagctttgatactatctaatgacACTGGTAAATCTACCTGGAGATTACCATACTGTCCAAGTTAAAAACTAATGGACGCCAAATCCTACAGGCCAAATCCCACCTTCTGAGATTCTGAGAGAattacagcatgtccagaacacgagatatcaaaccggTTTTTCTGCAGtatatccacataccaaaatataaaaacaacCTAGTAAATACAAATACGTTTGCATGTGTTCACACAATCTCTGACAATTACTACAACACTTCTACAGACCATACATAGTAGCATCTATCAACATAAGTCCAATTTCAAGCTGGGTGGAGAGTTTGTAAGTTCTTTTATCATGACAATGCACGGGAAAGCCGCCTTTCTTGGCAAGTTGCCTTGTACATTCCAGACGCCCTCCCACGCCTGAAACACTGCCAAGAAAAAGCAACAAACATGTCTCAAGAAGAGACAGTACAAAGCTTCCTTTGGTGTCATTCCTATAACATACCATCCACAAGGCACTATTATTCAAGATAGCTTTAAAGACTTAACAGTAATGGTATCATGATGAGACAGCCGTGCCAACGGAAGCCGAACGTGAACAAGGGTATTAAAAGTCGTCGGTGTTTTACAACTTTTCCCAATTCAGTCTGTCATTTTCTACGCCTAATTGAACTCATAGGAAACAGGTAATTAGAAAACGAGCTTGCATTTCTCAAGGCGAGAAAAAGCGAGCTTTTTAGCTAATTGGCAAAAGAGCGTTCTTTCAAGTTGACTAGAATACTAATTGTCCATCCGGTATTGATGTGAAGTCAAGAAGCCTCAGAGGTTTCCGGAGGACACCGAAAAACACGATTACAGGGTTGTTACTTAAGGCACTAATGGACCATTGGGCTCAATTTATTTCATTAAGATTTTCAACGTTAAAAATAACCTTCTCTGAAATTTCCCAAACCATTCGTTCTGTTTTGCCCGTTCAATGTCATAATGACCCACACGTAAATGTAGCTGCCTAGTATAAGATTACAAAGGGTTTGAAAACATTCCCGATTAGGGATAGTGTAGAGATTTTATTTCACTATCATCAGTTTGTATCATTTGCATTTTATATAATTGATTTCTTGTGTAAGTCGCCCCTTTCTCGTTAAACGATGGTATCACCAAGCacttgttactctgtgacgaagggtaacctccagtaacagagtattgttgttgtccgATGTGATGAGAGATCTCGTCTAAATATCTTCatgttccctttgccgcatccgtttgtagttttttttcctGTTCGTCGTTATTCGTTTGTATGGTAACGTTCAAATAATGggcataatatatatttttgtaactGATTTTGTAACAAATTATGATCTTACCATGTGCAAAGCGCATAGGATGAATGATGGCGTCATAACGATCCACACTCAGCGCCACCAGTACATATGTAGATCCGTACAGCACTCCACCCTTTAAGTGAACAGTACAAATCTTAGGTTATGCtttaaaaacatatttcataACATCTTGCTACCCTGGAGGTAGCGAAGCTGTTTTAATCACATACTTAGAGGATCGCTATGAATATTCTCAAAGAAAGTGAATACCACCATCTTTCCTGATAAGAAaaaagtattgttttttttttcttgtgtgttCTTCTACTTCTTCTGCCAGGAACCAATCAGAACTTTGAACTGCTGTTGGCTCAGCATGATAACGAAAAACTAGACTCGAATATTAGCAAATATGGATAAGATATTAGCTGTTGTAGcaaatatgaatgaaaaattAGCTGCTGCAGCAAATTGTGGTAATTTTGGCcttgtgtgcgagtagcttgatAAAAGGCAAACTGCACTGAGGGAATCATCCTGCATTTCCTCGAAAATGTTGCACTTCTACTTACACTCTTCTAGTTTGATACCAGAAATACCACGCTTTACGTGACATAAAGATTATGATAAAAATAGTAAGTTAATTCAAATACATAGCACAATGAAATAATCAAAAGCTCCGGATATGATGCAAATTTCCGGATATGTCACTATttgtaatgtacatttgtatataaacCAGAAACTTTGTTTGATTAGCAAAAATGACGCAGGGTGTAAATAGGTGTTAGTCCAGAGAATTTTATGTATCATTTAAGCACATGCAATATACCAATTTCTTGTAGTAAAAGGCATATCATTATATATGGAAAAGCTGGCTAAAATTTACCTGTATGTATTTTATAAGCTTGCACATGAAGTCCCCAGCAATCCACTCCACCGTGAACCTGTGCACAAGGTCTGGTAGCACGTTGAACAGTCCTGCTCCAAGATCTGATCGAGCCAAACACAAACGCATTATATGATTAAGGTTAGAAAAACAAGGCGATATTGTTTCATATATTTAATTGTCGTCTGTTATAGACATCTGGTTATTTTTGGGAAGATCTGTGCTGTACAAGAGGTTTGTCAGTAAACATGTAGATCTGTTTCTGCCAGTTGTACAAAGTCCTCTTGGGATATGTTTCACATTATATACATGAAATATGATTTTcgtttttacatttacattgcAATGACTGAAACTGTTCTTCCTTGTCCTTTGTGCTCAACATCATCTACATTTAACCAACAaccctgtccttagtactgaactGCAAACACTATCCACATACAGCTAAAAAGAGATTTCCTTGGTGCTGGACACAATCCAAACACAGGAAAACGCACCTGTCATTAATGCTGAACAGTGAACATTATCCATACACATGCAAAAAtacccgtccttggtgctgaacaccacccacacaGGGAAACACACCTGTAATTtatgctgaacacaatccaaacataaacaaacacatctGTCTCAATCCTTATCAATGTTCTtagtactgaacactatccaggCACGGGCAaataaccctgtccttggtgctgaacaccatctattAGCATATGCTTCACGCTATAGTGCCCCACGGAAGACCGGTTATGCAATACCAGCTATTTATACAGTACAGATCCGGGATTTAAATGTTCAGCTTTGAATCTTTTGTGTCTGGTGTTTTTTCTTCGCATCCTAATACCTCATGTTAGCCTTGGGGAAAGACAGTGAACAGCTAACCATCACCAGAATCTATCTCATGCAGATTTTGGCAGGTTGCCTATCTTTGTTCGTAAAAGTTTACTTCTTGTCTACAGTGCATTACATCAAGGGATAAAAAGACGGATGAAAGTAATAAAATTTAGTCGTGTAAGTTCGTAATAGTATATATCATAGTCCTTATCTGGCTTTTAGTTTGTCTAAGATCGTTTTATCACAGATGACTGACGTAGTAAACTTAAGCCGAAATGCAACAGTTAGATatatttagaaatacaaaataccgGATGATGATTCCTCTGCAAACACTTACGTAGTATTTAAAGTAACCAATTTCTTGCTATCACATAATGCTTTATATACCCAGAGGGACAATTATCAACTTCATCAGAATTAATGTTGCTTTTAGTGTATGCATTCGGGTATTTGGAATTGAGATTGTCTTTATCATTTACAGTTGACTAGATCTTTCCAGGATGAGTTTCTACGTAGCACATAATCTCCATATACCCTGGTGGGCATTGTATACAGTCCATAAACATCAATCAGATAGACATAGGTAGGTTATTACAAAAGATAATAAACATTTCTTGGCTTACGTGTGTTGTTTAATGGGCACTTTGGCTGCACGCATATGGGCTACTCATTTGTGTTGTATCTTTGTGACAAAATCGTGACACAACTCTGATAATTTCACTTACTtacgtttcatttcttttcatcgAATCTTGTTAAGCCATGATGGTACAAAAACAGTAAGCCAGTGTATCAATCAATAGAATCGATACTTTTGATGTGCATCATGCTTTCACTgataagctaagggcacaacccaccgtacgtgcaaatacgtgctgtctacgtgccaaaacgtgggcaatcttttgggatccgtaagtggtaagtaccgcctttgttcgaactcgtagggaatcgaaggattttggagcacgcagacacgccgtagagcTTTACGTGCAGCCAAAACTTTGTGCCAAAACTTTGTGCCAAAACTTTGTGCCAAAACTTTGTGCCAAAACTTTGTGCCAAAACTTTGTGCCAAAACTTTGTGCCAAAACTTTGTGCCAAAACTTTGTGCCAAAACTTTGTGCCAAAACtttgtgccatcgggctgcggattcgacccccgtgccagtacgggcgacgcgcctgccctgtacagcctgaacgttttgaGAAATACgtagcggacgtggcctcccaagaaaacgtacggacaaattgcacgcacggcgggttgtgcccttggctaTAGCCACTGTCGGCAGGCATACAGATACGATTTATCGtgtgcaatttgaaaatgttCCGTTTTTGCTGACAGACAGATAATGATAATTCCGTCCCAGTTCCTGGCTGCTGAAACCGTAAATCATTTGGATTTTGATTTCTCCGTGACTTTGCCCAACAGCCTTGTTTTTGTTACCAAAGGGTGTTTTGTACCGCATATAAATTATCCTATCGTCATTTGGGGCATCTAAATTGCTTCATTTTTACAGGTTCATGGTGCTAAGCGTTGCTTTGGGATTTGTTGAGTCGGCGAAATGGATTACTCGATCGAAGAGGAATGAATTTGGTTGTACAATATGGCAAGATTCCATTACTTGAACAAAAGACTTGTCATAAATTATTAAATTTTCCAGTACTTTTCCTGGGCATTTATATGCACTATTTGAAGTGCCCATGCATTGGATACAAACTAAAGTGATGTTATCAAAATGGTCCCCTTTTTATCTATTCTCCGTCCATTTGTCCATTCATTCATGTTCCTTccatttgtttgttcatttattaTATTTCTTTGTACCATTATTGCTGAACTGTGAAACCAGGCCTCCTTTGAAAAATAGCGACTAGACACTGAGTGAGCAATTCTGGTGGAAGAAAACTTGCTAAGACGTAACGTTATAGCACTAAAGAGGTATatctagtggtgcgtacctaaagtccggacttggaattggacctaaaaatgttttgGTCCAACAggtccaaaaaaaaacaactaaatgtccggagccaagtccggacttgcaaaaatcaatctgtcacttatatttccttttttgttctaaaccatctaaaaccttccatagacattgaaatttgcactggaaaaagacaaaaaacattccGTGTTTACACTGACTgtatattattttcatgtatttttcacattgcatttcaattcatgctaacatgcaattttatatgctttaagtccggacctgaacctgaactgctggacttgaatccggacctgaacctgaaattgagtttaggtacgcaccactagacCACTATTctgtatgtagtttgtggcattTTAACAAGCTATAATAATCCAGGGtgtgaaacatattgttttcttcCCCTGCATGCGATTGTTTTTGATATGTTATAAAGTTTCTCTCTAAGAGACGATGGGCGTTTCTCTCtaagagacggtgggcgttataaacttcctggcacgtttgaccaattgatGACAACACgcatcacgtgttaataagatcacgtgtttaCAACTCTCGTGCgtttacattctgaagtgattggtcatcagtattgatcctgaagaagccGACAgttgtcgttgaaaatttgttccgtgtgtgcgtttgtgttggaagaaagtttagaattGTTCTAAGGTtctctatttaaaaaaaaaagaagaagaaatcccTACCGGCGATAGCCAGGTTGGTGATGAAGAAGTTCATACGTGTCTTCTTGTGCCGCTCCATCCACATGACCAGTAGAACCAGGCTGTTCCCAACCACGATAAAGGCAAACAGAACCCATAGCGTCACAAGCTGCtctgtctgaaaaaaaaaagcatacatCTTTACTGATTATGCCTAAGGGCGTGaacacataggtcgtgcgatcgtcgtacgatcgctaactttgggtattttggaggacaaaaatcgtctgcaaagttcaactgtcttggtacacaaaatgttgtttGGATCCATGGCGagggttggttctgtcacggcttCCTTGACAAtcatatggcatcaaaatcgtacgacgattgcaCGACCTATGTGTGACCGTAGGTGGTTAAGGTTACTGTAGCTATAAtattcaggattttttttattaagtaTTGGACGTGTATGTTCCTTTTTGATCCCCTGTACAGAGTCGATATTTTTGTGTCTACCCGTATACGTACCTATTTAAAAACGTTGTCAATAGATTGATATTTAGTGGGTGGGGAGCCCAAAAGGTCCCATTTGCAGGAAATGCAATTCAAGATTTGGTAGAAATAGTGATTAATCAGATATTGACATAAAGTTCATCTATTTAATATCCATGTCTTTTTTCAGTTAGATCTATACGTTTCACATAATCGTTGCTGCTTGATTTAAATGCATTTCGTTTGATTTTCAGAGATTTGACTGAACAAATGTTGTTCGAGAAAGCTCATAAAACTTCTTGGCAAACGACCCTGACTTTTATTTCGTTTTACAGGATAGATATCTTGTTAATGACTTGTTAACAAAAGCATGGGCATGGTTATCTCTTGCACACACACGCTGGCGTTCAACTGATAGGTCTATGATCAAGGCGATAATGACAATGAAATGGCCATTACACTATCAGAGTTGGTTATCGTGATCATCTGTCTCGTCTTATCGTTCTACGGAGTGTATTCTAGAGATGCTGATGTAAAAGAATGTAATTTCCTCTATTAAGATCAATCTTTGCTTGCCGCTATGTTATCACTGTAAttatcgatgaaggttagacatccagataatataagatacaccaaaaagcaaatactcaagctactggatatggttttggaaacggtcagaattttcagatagcatccactatcttttgccGATTACACTGAATAAGATCTGTAATGTATCAGATACAGCATATTCCTCATATTATACATCTTACACATCTTCTATTTTGACTTTGAGAAGTGCCTATGACATGATTCTATGACATCAGTATCCGTTTTCCGAATTTTGTTTGTActaattttgatatttgtactatttacagtatggtcgtaTACTTTTTTCTAGAAATGGACAAAAACGCtgggatgccatccatataactgAGTTAATCAACTTTGACTAAGTTCCAATTGTGCTCTATCAACAGGATTGGTCGTTACTTATCCCATTTTTGGGGTCCTCAAAAAAAACTAGTTTGGAAACACATGTTAGAGATGCGCTTGTTAGGGTAGAAAACCTCAacccattgttttttttttaccaaaagatGATTCTTGAACCTCGTACTGGTAAAAAATGGGATAACATAGTTGCTGtccatttttttaacaaaagatACCTATCGAATCTCTTACTGGTAAAGATGGGATAACACCCATGTGTCCCATTTTGTACTATATGAATAAATGGACTAAATAATCAAGTATCTATCATTCCTTTCCTGAAATATTAAGCTGATATCATTACCTGGTGGGTTGAGTAGATGGTCCCTCCCTTTGGCTCGTCAGTGGCTGTGCCGTTGGTACTATTGAAGAGAATGTCGGTCGCATTTTCGAGGGAAACATTCAGCGAAGACAGGGATCCTAACTCTTCCGCGCTGCCACCGGATGCAGAGCCATTGCCACCGCCGGCCATCGTCAATGCAAGGCCTCCGTGCTTAGCGGTGTTGTCCTAGGATGCAACCGCTACCAAAACCCTGTAAAGAATAAACGTCAAATTACTCTACAGGTATTGGCCTACGATGTAACCACTACCAAAACTCTGAAAAGAATAAACGTCGAATTACTCTACAGGTATTGGCCTACAATGCAACCGCTACCAAAACCCTGTAAAGAATAAACGTCAAATTACTCTACAGGTATTGGCCTACGATGTAACCACTACCAAAACTCTGAAAAGAATAAACGTCGAATTACTCTACAGGTATTGGCCTACAATGCAACCGCTACCAAAACCCTGTAAAGAATAAACGTCAAATTACTCTACAGGTATTGGCCTACGATGTAACCACTACCAAAACTCTGAAAAGAATAAACGTCGAATTACTCTACAGGTATTGGCCTACGATGCAACCACTACCAAAACCCTGAAAAGAATAAACGTCGAATTACTGTACAGGCATTGGCCTACAATGCAACCGCTACCAAAACTCTGAAAAGAATAAACGTCGAATTACTCTACAGGTATCGGCCCACAATGCAACCGCTACCAAAACTCTGAAAAGAATAAACGTCGAATTACTCTACAGGTATTGGCCTACGATGCAACCGCTACCAAAAGTCGGAAAAGAATAAACGTCGAATTAACCTACAGGTATTGGCCTACGATGCAACCGCTACCAAAACTCTGAAAAGAATAAACGTCAAATTACCCTACAGGCATTGGCCTACAATGCAACCGCTACCAAAACCCTGAAAAGAATAAACGTCGAATTACTCTACAGGTATTGGCCTACGATGCAACCGCTACCAAAAGTCGGAAAAGAATAAACGTCGAATTAACCTACAGGTATTGGCCTACGATGCAACCGCTACCAAAACTCTGAAAAGAATAAACGTCAAATTACCCTACAGGCATTGGCCTACAATGCAACCGCTACCAAAACCCTGAAAAGAATAAACGTCAAATTACCCTACAGGTATTGGCCTACGATGCAACCGCTACCAAAACCTTGACAAGAATAAACATCGAATTACCGTACAGGCATTGGCCTACAATGCAACCGCTACCAAAACTCTGAAAAGAATACACGTCGAATTACTCTACAGGTATTGGCCTACGATGCAACCGCTACCAAAACCCTGTAAAGAATAAACGTCGAATTACCGTACAGGCATTGGCCTACGATGCAATCGCTACCAAAACCCTGAAAAGAATAAACGTCGAATTAACCTACAGGTATTGGCCTACAATGTAACCGCTACCAAAACTCTGAAAAGAATACACGTCGAATTACTCTATAGGTATTGGCCTACGATGCAACCGCTACCAAAACCCTGTAAAGAATAAACGTCGTATTACCCTAAAGGTATCACACTGAGAACGGCCAATTTGTAAGATGGAGGTTTTAAAGTCTCCCAGAATGAACAAGCCATCTAAGAGCGATTTCATCTAAGATCTCTCGCTAGGCAAGCTGGCACATAATTGCAACCCATCACTGAAAATAAGCACTTGTGGGAGGTAGTTATTTATAAGAAGGCCACGGTCTAACTACAGAGTACAGTGTTTTACAGTAATAAGCATGAAACAGAAACTGTTGGTTTCCTTCGTACTCATTGGATGATTTCAGCAACTGTAAACGTCACTGAAAGTAAGCACCAATGGGAGGTAGTTATTTATGAGAAGGGCAAGG harbors:
- the LOC118406040 gene encoding neuropeptide S receptor-like is translated as MAGGGNGSASGGSAEELGSLSSLNVSLENATDILFNSTNGTATDEPKGGTIYSTHQTEQLVTLWVLFAFIVVGNSLVLLVMWMERHKKTRMNFFITNLAIADLGAGLFNVLPDLVHRFTVEWIAGDFMCKLIKYIQGGVLYGSTYVLVALSVDRYDAIIHPMRFAHDRKSKAMICVAWGLAALFSIPSPVIFAQTKLDNGEWQCWATWPEDWYWIPYMTIVTTLVFFIPLVIISTCYIFIVVKIWRRSKELVQERKFIGEKCIPMTPRTFTQSNNKGSPDGNDDDSPVKKRGCVGSLRARFSPKCQQLNYEIQME